A single genomic interval of Clostridium facile harbors:
- a CDS encoding BppU family phage baseplate upper protein has product MKNIQSITVDVVPRLISQPTVNVIKGDSETRYIDVTVLNNGEPLQLEDDVTISYVYAKPDCTQVINPATISGNIVSIELSDQCLTVAGLCSCEIQFYKGSQQLTSAMFKVSVHPGVYDADALESSDEYLSLSKVVNDAEEAAENANQAADNANAAAEKANQAADNVKDGTTYIPNVSADGIISWINGQGLPNPDPVNIKGPQGEPGQPGADGQAATIQVGVVTTLEPGQSATVTNTGTDTAAILDFAIPRGEDGAGGGDTIIVTATGTTIQLTDSSDRPLQGLTIYGKSQQVQTTGAQLLAAPEEQVEGTTSYHYVNGILSTTGAGDDVATTFSGKFVLPAGTYTFSGEAEKKQYTTISLVDSSGASITTGGDLSFATNTKSEKEIVLTEKKTISLRVWTNTAATESNNTIKLMLNSGSSAQPWEEYFNEISSPSPEYPQKIHHVGDSGSITITVDDDSTSTQPLVVDTTGGLPGIPVASGGNVTIEGQQYISETIQLYSDGTGKRVSPVKTIVLDGSETYSVNASSTNTTRFYISVADIKSSLAPALCSHAKYKEIWGGDEVGFYLSSNYIVFRMPKAVVGETKDSVQKWIASQHSAGTPLTVIYQTAISTESELEKGEAPNVQSVHTYYPNTAINNSDSAYIDVRYVADTKLYIDNHSDGAGYQIGDGLKISDGKLVVDTATEVEQDNTKPVTSAAVYMQLGNVEALLADI; this is encoded by the coding sequence ATGAAGAACATACAATCTATCACAGTTGATGTTGTTCCAAGGCTTATCTCACAACCCACGGTCAATGTTATCAAGGGGGACAGTGAAACCCGGTACATAGATGTTACCGTCCTAAATAACGGCGAGCCACTACAGCTAGAGGATGATGTCACAATCTCATACGTATATGCCAAGCCTGATTGTACACAAGTAATCAATCCGGCTACTATATCCGGCAATATTGTATCTATAGAGTTAAGTGACCAATGCTTGACAGTTGCCGGGTTATGTTCCTGCGAAATCCAGTTTTACAAGGGCAGTCAACAACTTACCAGTGCAATGTTTAAGGTATCCGTACATCCTGGTGTATACGATGCGGACGCACTGGAAAGCAGCGACGAATACTTGTCATTGTCCAAGGTGGTAAATGACGCAGAGGAAGCAGCCGAGAATGCTAACCAAGCCGCAGACAATGCAAACGCAGCGGCAGAAAAAGCCAACCAGGCAGCAGATAATGTTAAGGATGGTACTACGTATATCCCTAATGTTTCCGCTGATGGCATTATCAGCTGGATCAATGGGCAAGGATTGCCCAACCCTGACCCCGTAAATATCAAAGGCCCACAAGGCGAACCTGGGCAGCCAGGGGCAGATGGACAAGCCGCTACCATCCAGGTTGGAGTGGTTACCACCTTGGAGCCAGGGCAATCTGCTACTGTAACCAATACTGGGACAGATACAGCTGCAATCCTTGACTTTGCCATCCCTCGTGGGGAGGATGGCGCTGGTGGCGGTGATACCATCATTGTGACCGCAACCGGGACAACTATCCAGTTAACCGATAGTAGCGACAGGCCTCTACAAGGGCTAACGATTTATGGGAAATCCCAACAAGTTCAAACAACTGGCGCTCAATTATTGGCTGCCCCAGAAGAACAAGTTGAAGGCACTACCTCATATCATTACGTTAACGGTATATTGTCAACAACCGGTGCAGGCGATGATGTGGCTACTACGTTTTCTGGTAAGTTTGTCTTACCGGCTGGTACCTATACATTTTCCGGTGAGGCAGAAAAGAAACAGTATACAACCATTAGCCTTGTAGATTCCTCTGGAGCCAGTATCACTACTGGAGGCGATCTGAGTTTTGCAACTAACACAAAATCAGAAAAGGAAATTGTCCTGACAGAGAAAAAAACAATATCCCTCAGGGTATGGACCAATACAGCGGCAACAGAATCCAACAATACCATCAAGCTGATGTTAAACTCTGGTTCTTCCGCACAACCTTGGGAAGAATATTTCAACGAAATCTCCTCCCCTAGCCCGGAATATCCGCAGAAAATCCATCACGTTGGAGATAGTGGCAGTATTACTATAACTGTTGACGATGACAGCACAAGTACCCAACCGCTTGTAGTGGATACTACAGGGGGATTACCTGGTATTCCGGTAGCCTCCGGCGGAAACGTGACAATAGAGGGTCAGCAATATATATCAGAGACTATTCAACTATATTCTGATGGTACCGGCAAACGGGTTAGCCCTGTGAAAACCATTGTGCTGGATGGTTCGGAAACCTATTCGGTCAACGCTTCATCTACCAATACAACCAGATTTTACATTAGTGTTGCCGATATCAAAAGTTCCCTTGCACCAGCGTTATGTAGCCACGCCAAATATAAAGAAATTTGGGGTGGAGATGAGGTTGGATTCTATTTAAGTTCCAACTATATTGTGTTCCGCATGCCAAAAGCAGTGGTTGGTGAAACAAAAGACAGTGTCCAAAAGTGGATTGCGTCCCAACACAGCGCAGGTACTCCGCTAACAGTAATCTATCAAACTGCTATATCCACCGAATCAGAACTGGAAAAGGGCGAGGCGCCGAATGTCCAATCTGTACATACCTATTATCCGAACACTGCTATCAATAACAGTGATAGCGCTTATATAGATGTCCGGTATGTTGCGGACACAAAATTATATATTGATAACCATTCCGATGGTGCAGGATATCAAATAGGCGATGGGCTGAAAATATCAGATGGAAAGTTAGTGGTAGACACCGCCACAGAAGTAGAGCAGGACAACACCAAGCCGGTGACATCGGCTGCGGTATATATGCAATTAGGAAACGTAGAAGCATTATTGGCAGATATTTAG